A window of Rufibacter sp. LB8 contains these coding sequences:
- a CDS encoding UDP-glucose--hexose-1-phosphate uridylyltransferase gives MEAFDINDHSHRRYNALTGDWVLVSPHRSKRPWQGQQEETTKEQRPQYDPNCYLCPGNLRANGETNPEYPSTFVFTNDFAALQEQTPAGGLSKGGLIKAESERGLCKVICFSPRHDLTLSDMAVPEIRKVVDLWQQQYLELGALDYINYVQIFENKGAVMGSSNPHPHGQIWAQSSVPVEPAKETMQQTQYFHENKRSLLADYLALELEEKTRIVLENEHFAALVPFWAVWPFETMLIPKRHFAHLGQISDEEKDAFAAMIKDLSAIYDKLFQTSFPYSAGLHQSPTDAQEHPEWHFHMHFYPPLLRSATVKKFMVGYELLGDPQRDITPESAAERLRGLA, from the coding sequence ATGGAAGCCTTTGATATAAACGACCATTCTCACCGAAGATACAATGCCCTCACCGGCGACTGGGTGCTGGTCTCGCCGCACCGGTCCAAAAGGCCGTGGCAGGGCCAGCAGGAAGAAACCACCAAAGAGCAACGGCCGCAATATGACCCAAACTGTTACCTCTGCCCGGGCAATCTGCGCGCCAACGGCGAAACCAACCCAGAGTATCCGTCCACGTTTGTGTTCACAAATGACTTCGCGGCGCTGCAGGAACAAACTCCGGCCGGTGGCTTAAGCAAAGGCGGTTTAATTAAAGCCGAGAGCGAGCGCGGGCTGTGCAAGGTCATCTGTTTCTCGCCGAGGCATGATTTAACCTTGTCTGACATGGCCGTGCCGGAAATACGCAAAGTGGTGGACCTCTGGCAACAGCAATATCTGGAACTGGGCGCGCTGGACTACATTAATTACGTGCAGATTTTTGAGAACAAAGGCGCGGTCATGGGCAGCAGCAACCCGCACCCGCACGGCCAGATCTGGGCCCAGAGCTCGGTGCCCGTGGAACCCGCCAAAGAAACCATGCAGCAGACGCAGTATTTCCATGAAAACAAAAGAAGTCTGTTAGCCGATTATCTGGCCCTGGAACTGGAGGAGAAAACCCGAATTGTTTTGGAGAACGAACACTTTGCCGCGCTGGTGCCGTTCTGGGCCGTATGGCCGTTTGAGACCATGCTCATCCCCAAACGCCACTTCGCCCATTTAGGCCAGATTTCAGATGAAGAAAAAGACGCTTTTGCGGCCATGATAAAAGACTTGTCGGCTATTTATGACAAACTCTTCCAGACGTCTTTCCCCTACTCCGCTGGTCTGCACCAAAGCCCCACCGACGCACAGGAACACCCCGAATGGCACTTCCACATGCACTTCTATCCGCCGCTGCTACGTTCGGCAACCGTCAAGAAATTCATGGTAGGCTATGAACTCCTCGGCGACCCGCAACGTGATATCACCCCAGAAAGCGCCGCCGAACGGCTGCGCGGATTGGCGTAG